A single window of Crassostrea angulata isolate pt1a10 chromosome 8, ASM2561291v2, whole genome shotgun sequence DNA harbors:
- the LOC128159741 gene encoding protein shisa-5-like, giving the protein MAVSPIILSCVLATILPGAVWSSCYHYSSSYYCYYYYSYYYEIPVGTIIGAVVGGIAGLIFLCVIIVVVCIVCCKKKSTGTVIQPAGVSTMSSTMAYNTHPQHPQGWGVQPSAPPNPGKSYSHQQPYPPPPPASQTMPPPTYAENVVSGQPPRFAS; this is encoded by the exons ATGGCGGTATCTCCAATCATCTTAAGTTGTGTATTGGCAACAATTCTTCCGG GTGCTGTTTGGAGTAGTTGCTACCATTATTCTTCTTCGTACTACTGTTACTACTACTACAGCTATTACTATGAAAT TCCCGTTGGAACAATCATTGGTGCAGTTGTTGGAGGCATAGCTGGACTAATTTTCTTGTGCGTCATTATTGTTGTCGTCTGCATTGTCTGTTGCAAGAAGAAATCAACAGGAACCGTAATCCAACCAGCCGGTGTTTCAACAATGTCATCAACAA TGGCATATAATACACATCCACAACATCCACAAGGCTGGGGAGTGCAGCCAAGTGCGCCACCAAATCCAGGAAAAAGCTATAGTCATCAACAACCGTATCCACCCCCGCCACCTGCATCACAGACAATGCCCCCGCCGACGTATGCAGAAAACGTTGTCTCTGGACAGCCCCCACGATTTGCCAGTTAA